A part of Mycolicibacterium sp. TUM20985 genomic DNA contains:
- a CDS encoding tyrosine-type recombinase/integrase: MTKRSPTARSYPVRVPRVPVGPLAPMVLGECSGWLAGLGYSPGSAAAVVNVLERLSWWMQLVGVEVDDIDEDLLARFLEVEGSRDLPCATVKRWIGTIRRFLMAAGYLNSAGVQIDSLTPVKSAVVDWCSWMRQQRGLTEKTIAARCHYAAGLLEVLTAADGSVQWRRLDASIINAYVAERGRPYGVAARAHIVGSVRCLLRWALSTGRLDRDLTAGILKAAGTRRSLPRGVDTDQVAALLSVCNQATALGARDRALVTILVRLGLRAGEAAQLRIDDIDWASGRLRVTGKGREHLLPLPVDVGQALETWLRLRPPALDRAVFVRLRAPRQMMTTSGISGVIARLSDLAGIDRIYAHRLRHTAAMDVLAAGGSLTEAKELLGHAYTVTTMGYAKVDLASLRELVVPFGQVPR; encoded by the coding sequence GTGACGAAGAGATCGCCGACGGCCCGGTCGTATCCGGTTCGAGTCCCGCGGGTTCCGGTGGGCCCTTTGGCGCCGATGGTGCTGGGCGAGTGTTCGGGATGGTTGGCCGGGCTGGGCTATTCGCCGGGTTCGGCGGCCGCGGTCGTGAATGTGTTGGAACGACTGAGCTGGTGGATGCAGCTGGTGGGCGTCGAGGTCGACGACATCGATGAGGATCTGCTGGCCCGGTTCCTCGAAGTGGAGGGATCCCGAGATCTTCCGTGCGCCACAGTGAAGCGTTGGATCGGCACCATACGCAGGTTCTTGATGGCCGCCGGCTATCTGAATTCGGCTGGGGTCCAAATAGATTCACTCACGCCGGTGAAGTCCGCGGTGGTGGACTGGTGTTCGTGGATGCGGCAGCAGCGCGGACTGACTGAGAAGACCATCGCGGCCCGTTGTCACTACGCGGCCGGCCTTCTGGAGGTGTTGACGGCGGCTGACGGTTCGGTACAGTGGCGGCGCCTGGACGCGTCGATCATCAACGCCTACGTCGCTGAGCGTGGACGCCCCTACGGTGTTGCTGCACGTGCTCACATCGTCGGATCTGTCCGCTGCCTGCTGCGGTGGGCGTTGAGCACCGGCCGCCTCGATCGGGACCTGACCGCCGGGATCCTCAAGGCTGCCGGGACGCGGCGATCGTTGCCGCGGGGCGTGGACACCGATCAGGTCGCGGCCTTGCTGAGTGTGTGCAATCAGGCCACCGCGCTCGGCGCGCGGGACCGGGCACTCGTCACGATCCTGGTGCGCCTTGGCCTACGTGCTGGCGAGGCCGCCCAACTGAGGATCGACGACATCGACTGGGCAAGTGGACGTCTCAGGGTCACCGGCAAGGGTCGCGAGCACCTGTTGCCGCTCCCGGTCGATGTGGGTCAGGCATTGGAGACGTGGTTACGGCTGCGGCCGCCCGCTCTGGACCGGGCCGTGTTCGTGCGGCTGCGGGCACCCCGACAGATGATGACGACCTCGGGCATCTCGGGGGTCATCGCCCGGTTATCGGATCTGGCGGGGATCGACCGGATCTACGCGCACCGGCTGCGGCACACCGCCGCGATGGACGTGTTGGCCGCAGGTGGCTCCTTGACCGAAGCCAAGGAGCTCCTGGGGCACGCCTACACGGTCACCACGATGGGCTACGCGAAAGTCGACCTCGCATCGTTGCGCGAGTTGGTCGTCCCGTTCGGGCAGGTGCCGCGATGA
- a CDS encoding metallopeptidase domain-containing protein, giving the protein MSALTVATGFTNAVALTYSANRNVAVVGERGGRLVLLDLLRPVAGGYEQRVIGDGYRNVDHVAYDDISDRLLIADADGVWVARLATADRADATAFAHAPVDVRALCTASAAGSPVALVLDGDPAPHVDSYNLGAGPGTVVGTLLESLDGAKDAAVADSASVFLLTSAAGGNILQLADWTTSTVTQISSGAIPFGGHVAALDSQWALVVSKSGEFACVRRDGALRRPTAAGSPSAVTAIAVTKEGHVLMATTDSVLEDTLPAGIRERVLLTLDPGPIFIGGYAKVHVDVAGTGLTIDQIELSVREPDLGAISPSRDATFDPDHPHLLLTGGWRPGVGEILAKEIATGTVVGRANFRIDETWRDSRVGPSFCVTGKVDSPVVKPAWGGGDAGIQNVDVYKAPAKWRVAIVMIDSTTNPYPTLAADIAKIRQNWFDNFTGGVPSGGVTRSVTAYYSEVSYGKLTMSLVGNKVAGPVHATGSWDDLFELETVPDPANPGATLPRRWNPKPDTWKTLVSTLEQANAAAVKAGNPALVDFGKTDAVAFVVRTVNAPVAGVNPPTGVSIGRYVWPQQTTMTVKLNGKDTTLPMLVMPEDWTAIDGRQVYETLAHELGHTLQLPDLYLYPWMNQGLSARELGAWDLMCNDGGLPHLSLPSRMALGWVGAGEVKAYNFAANHQPSVLEQITLQALETKTIPANALRGAEIRLAPGRNYYFEYRSRQGASLGDGSLPLGPVVVGTDVVSPKGAQNLDSRVMTMRLEDDPDGVDDTDGLTTQGAFLTVGKNYKEPDFTDGAPKDFVVTTKAIRPDSADVEIRYNTSGRPELSIRTWPNGQNQWQSPDIEIRNAKSDADKKWLNVPWAGQPNRVVAKVTNNGALPARGVKAFFSFLDFTTNGEKDQPVAQPLGSSPAVDIPPDHLPHELEVAWVPPGEGHYCITVNIPLYEDAGNPAVHESSDRDNFAQSNYTKFWSESASPSTRVRFPVKLENPTNGTVVMFPQVRQTMPYYRTYLEHSWLRLGPHQKAEVMVMTESLVGDPAFAASFEPGAAWEAPNLLEISGWVAGVCVAKCTGGAAVQVNSGRTTTIRDIQVVAEPGVLGWVRLPDGSSATNGTMLAIARGRGADPDPERDLVGHGDLQNDGRFFVSLNGLERGMEISLNYLPGASYAPCEAGPIDADF; this is encoded by the coding sequence ATGTCCGCACTAACCGTTGCCACTGGTTTCACCAACGCCGTCGCCCTCACCTATTCGGCAAACCGCAACGTCGCCGTCGTCGGCGAGCGCGGCGGTCGCCTCGTGCTCCTCGATCTGCTGCGGCCCGTTGCCGGAGGTTACGAGCAGCGCGTCATCGGAGACGGCTACCGCAACGTCGATCACGTTGCCTACGATGACATCTCGGACCGATTGCTGATCGCCGACGCCGACGGCGTCTGGGTCGCGCGCCTGGCGACGGCCGACCGTGCCGACGCCACCGCGTTCGCGCACGCCCCCGTCGACGTCCGCGCACTGTGCACCGCCTCTGCTGCCGGCTCCCCCGTGGCCCTGGTGCTCGACGGCGACCCGGCGCCGCACGTCGACTCGTACAATCTGGGCGCCGGCCCCGGCACCGTCGTCGGCACACTGCTCGAATCACTCGACGGAGCCAAGGATGCCGCCGTCGCCGACTCGGCGTCGGTGTTCCTGCTGACCTCTGCGGCCGGCGGCAACATTCTGCAGCTCGCCGACTGGACGACGTCGACCGTGACACAGATATCAAGTGGCGCGATACCTTTCGGTGGTCACGTGGCCGCCCTCGACAGTCAGTGGGCACTGGTCGTGTCGAAGAGTGGGGAGTTCGCCTGCGTCCGCCGCGACGGGGCGCTCCGCCGCCCGACGGCGGCGGGATCCCCGTCGGCCGTGACCGCCATCGCGGTGACCAAGGAGGGCCACGTCCTGATGGCCACCACCGATTCCGTCCTCGAAGACACCCTGCCGGCCGGCATCCGCGAACGCGTCCTGCTGACGCTTGATCCGGGACCGATCTTCATCGGCGGATACGCGAAGGTTCACGTCGACGTCGCGGGCACCGGTCTGACCATCGACCAAATCGAGTTGAGCGTCCGAGAACCCGATCTGGGCGCCATCTCCCCGTCGCGTGATGCGACCTTCGACCCCGACCACCCGCACCTGTTGCTGACCGGCGGCTGGCGACCGGGCGTCGGCGAGATCCTCGCCAAGGAGATTGCGACGGGAACGGTCGTGGGCCGAGCCAACTTTCGCATCGACGAGACCTGGCGGGATTCCCGGGTCGGCCCGAGCTTCTGCGTCACCGGCAAGGTGGACAGTCCCGTCGTGAAGCCGGCCTGGGGCGGCGGGGATGCGGGCATCCAGAACGTCGACGTCTACAAGGCTCCCGCGAAGTGGCGGGTGGCCATCGTCATGATCGACAGCACCACCAACCCGTATCCGACGCTGGCGGCCGACATCGCCAAGATCCGCCAGAACTGGTTCGATAACTTCACCGGCGGCGTCCCCTCTGGAGGCGTAACGCGTTCGGTCACTGCGTATTACAGCGAGGTGTCCTACGGCAAGTTGACGATGAGCCTGGTCGGAAACAAGGTCGCCGGACCGGTCCACGCCACCGGCAGCTGGGACGACCTGTTCGAGTTGGAAACGGTACCCGACCCGGCGAACCCCGGTGCCACCCTTCCTCGACGATGGAACCCCAAGCCCGATACGTGGAAGACGCTGGTGTCGACGCTGGAGCAGGCGAATGCCGCCGCGGTGAAGGCGGGCAACCCGGCGCTGGTGGACTTCGGCAAGACCGATGCGGTCGCCTTCGTCGTGCGCACCGTCAATGCGCCCGTGGCGGGGGTCAATCCACCGACGGGCGTCAGCATCGGCCGGTACGTGTGGCCGCAGCAGACCACGATGACGGTCAAGCTCAACGGCAAGGACACGACGCTGCCGATGCTGGTCATGCCGGAGGACTGGACGGCCATCGACGGCAGGCAGGTGTACGAAACGCTGGCCCACGAACTCGGTCATACGTTGCAGCTTCCGGATCTCTACCTGTACCCGTGGATGAACCAGGGGCTGTCGGCGCGCGAACTCGGGGCGTGGGACCTGATGTGCAACGACGGCGGGCTCCCCCACCTCAGCCTGCCCAGCCGGATGGCGCTCGGGTGGGTAGGGGCAGGCGAGGTGAAGGCCTACAACTTTGCGGCCAATCATCAACCGTCGGTGCTGGAGCAGATCACGCTGCAAGCTCTCGAGACCAAGACGATTCCCGCCAATGCGTTGCGCGGTGCGGAGATTCGGCTGGCTCCCGGCCGCAACTACTACTTCGAGTATCGGAGCCGGCAGGGCGCGTCGCTGGGTGACGGCAGCCTGCCACTCGGGCCGGTGGTCGTCGGCACCGACGTCGTGTCGCCGAAGGGGGCACAGAACCTCGACAGCCGGGTGATGACGATGCGCCTGGAGGACGATCCCGATGGGGTCGACGACACCGACGGGCTCACGACGCAGGGCGCCTTCCTCACCGTCGGCAAGAACTACAAGGAACCCGACTTCACCGACGGCGCGCCGAAGGACTTCGTCGTGACGACGAAGGCGATCCGGCCCGACAGCGCCGACGTCGAGATCCGATACAACACCAGCGGCCGCCCCGAACTGTCCATTCGCACCTGGCCCAACGGTCAAAACCAGTGGCAGAGTCCGGACATCGAGATCCGCAACGCCAAGAGCGATGCCGACAAGAAGTGGTTGAACGTGCCGTGGGCCGGCCAGCCCAACCGGGTCGTCGCGAAGGTCACCAATAACGGCGCGTTACCAGCGCGCGGCGTCAAGGCCTTCTTCTCCTTCTTGGACTTCACCACCAACGGGGAGAAGGATCAACCGGTGGCCCAGCCGTTGGGGTCATCGCCCGCAGTCGACATCCCGCCCGATCACCTGCCGCACGAGCTCGAAGTGGCTTGGGTGCCGCCGGGTGAGGGGCACTACTGCATCACCGTCAACATCCCGCTTTACGAGGATGCCGGGAATCCCGCGGTGCACGAGAGTAGCGATCGGGACAACTTCGCCCAGAGCAACTACACGAAGTTCTGGTCGGAGAGCGCGTCACCGTCGACGCGCGTGCGGTTCCCGGTCAAGCTGGAGAACCCGACCAACGGCACGGTGGTGATGTTTCCCCAAGTGCGCCAGACGATGCCGTACTACCGGACCTATCTCGAACACAGCTGGTTGCGACTGGGCCCGCATCAGAAGGCGGAGGTGATGGTGATGACCGAATCGCTCGTGGGCGACCCGGCCTTCGCCGCATCCTTCGAGCCGGGCGCGGCGTGGGAAGCCCCCAACCTCTTGGAGATCTCGGGCTGGGTGGCCGGGGTCTGTGTGGCCAAGTGCACCGGAGGCGCTGCGGTACAGGTCAATTCGGGCCGAACCACGACGATCCGGGACATCCAGGTGGTCGCCGAGCCCGGCGTCCTCGGTTGGGTTCGACTGCCCGACGGCTCGTCCGCCACGAATGGGACGATGTTGGCCATCGCCCGCGGGCGTGGCGCCGATCCCGACCCGGAGCGTGATCTCGTCGGACACGGTGACCTGCAGAACGACGGCCGGTTCTTCGTCTCCCTGAATGGTCTCGAGCGCGGTATGGAGATATCCCTCAACTACCTTCCCGGTGCCTCCTACGCCCCGTGCGAGGCCGGACCGATCGACGCCGACTTCTGA